A stretch of the Arachis stenosperma cultivar V10309 chromosome 6, arast.V10309.gnm1.PFL2, whole genome shotgun sequence genome encodes the following:
- the LOC130932758 gene encoding nicotianamine synthase, with amino-acid sequence MVCQEEVLISKVCELYSEIASLESLKPCKNVDTLFTELVLTCIPPSPIDVTKLSKNLQEIRSNLIRLCSIAEGHLEHHYSAILGSYDNPLHHLHIFPYYKNYLKLGLLEFTILSQHCGPQLPNKIAFVGSGPLPLTSIVLASNHLPSTTFHNYDIDSSANSSAMRLVSGDPDLSKRMAFHTNDILDVSCLEEFDVVYLAALVGMDKEEKNRVIDHLSKYMAPGAVLMLRSAHGARAFLYPVVEPCDLRGFEVLSVFHPTDEVINSVLIARKYPLSVVDQQQGLGSMILPNKCSDEIQAFNHPLNHGNIIIEELTLDDQL; translated from the coding sequence ATGGTGTGCCAAGAAGAAGTGTTGATCTCAAAAGTATGCGAGCTGTATTCAGAAATAGCGAGTCTAGAGAGTCTAAAACCGTGCAAGAATGTGGACACCCTATTCACAGAGCTTGTCCTGACATGCATACCACCAAGCCCCATCGATGTCACAAAGCTCTCAAAGAACCTTCAAGAGATACGATCCAACCTCATCAGGCTCTGTAGCATAGCCGAGGGTCATTTGGAGCACCACTACTCCGCCATCCTTGGCTCCTACGATAACCCTCTCCACCATCTCCACATCTTCCCTTACTATAAAAACTACCTCAAACTCGGTCTTCTTGAATTCACAATCCTCTCCCAACACTGCGGCCCACAACTCCCCAACAAGATCGCCTTTGTTGGCTCCGGCCCTCTTCCTCTAACTTCCATTGTTCTCGCATCCAACCACCTCCCGTCAACCACTTTCCACAACTATGACATCGACTCTTCCGCCAACTCGAGCGCCATGCGCTTGGTCTCAGGAGATCCTGACTTGTCCAAGCGCATGGCGTTTCACACCAATGATATATTGGATGTGAGTTGTTTGGAAGAGTTTGACGTTGTTTACTTGGCGGCGCTTGTGGGAATGGACAAGGAAGAAAAGAACAGAGTGATTGATCACTTGTCAAAGTACATGGCACCTGGTGCTGTTCTTATGCTGAGGAGTGCTCATGGCGCTCGTGCTTTTCTGTACCCTGTTGTTGAGCCCTGTGATCTTAGAGGCTTTGAGGTTCTCTCTGTGTTCCACCCTACTGATGAGGTTATCAATTCTGTTCTCATAGCCAGAAAATACCCTCTTTCTGTTGTTGACCAACAACAAGGACTTGGTTCTATGATACTACCCAATAAGTGCTCTGATGAGATTCAAGCCTTCAACCACCCTCTCAATCATGGCAACATCATCATTGAGGAATTAACCCTTGACGATCAACTCTGA
- the LOC130932589 gene encoding uncharacterized protein LOC130932589, whose amino-acid sequence MLIRSMASDACSSNTRRGIGGAGGQRELRSGNATSSSLQPQDVIDGVAPKCFCEKYAISYMSKTDTNPNRLFFGCPLLKVTEAHCKFFLWVDDHIVRVIAGEATRGSGDGKQSDIGKHLGMDNLIDHVEERIAKLEKLLNKKSREAQLRKKAREAAAKDMEASSTTSID is encoded by the exons ATGTTAATCAGATCGATGGCCAGTGATGCATGCTCCTCAAACACGAGACGAGGCATAGGGGGAGCCGGCGGACAACGGGAACTGAGATCTGGAAATGCAACCTCAAGTTCGCTGCAACCTCAGGATGTAATAGATGGTGTGGCCCCAAAATGCTTCTGTGAAAAATATGCCATCAGTTACATGTCGAAGACAGACACCAACCCAAATAGGTTATTTTTTGGATGCCCATTATTAAAG GTGACAGAAGCACATTGCAAGTTCTTTCTCTGGGTTGATGACCACATTGTTAGGGTCATAGCGGGGGAGGCTACAAGGGGATCGGGTGACGGGAAGCAGAGTGATATTGGAAAACATTTGGGAATGGATAACTTGATAGACCATGTAGAGGAAAGAATAGCAAAACTGGAGAAGCTGCTGAACAAGAAAAGTAGAGAAGCACAGTTGAGGAAAAAGGCTAGAGAAGCAGCTGCAAAAGACATGGAGGCTTCATCAACAACGTCTATTGATTAG